The sequence acgggtttgaaacgacatgagggtgagttattaatgacataattttgattattgggtgaactaaccctttaatattccTTTAAGCAAGCATCtgctatttaaattattacatgaAACAAAATTATGACCATAAggataatacaattaaaatggaattccttttaatttactttgaatttgaaaaacaaaacaaaacaagcaacaaCAAAAGCCGtgtttttacagaaaataaagtaatatcacacacaaaaaagtcaAACCATTTGATTTTTAAGGTTCAAAGGCAATGAaactacaaaaatataattttccccCACTCATTTCTTAAATTATGTCTGGAAACAATAGTCTTATTCTGTACAGGTTGACACTTTGAGAGAAGCACTAGTGTTTCCATGTTCACTTAAAGGCTTGATCCCAGAGTTGCACTATGATGCAATAACCAGTGCTGTTGTTTTCCAGTCATTCCTCAGACTGCACGCCCATCTGTTTCAGCATCTTCTGCTCCCTCCGCTTTCTCATGCGCTCCTTGAAATCCTCCAGTTCTTGCCTCTGTTTCAGATCGAGAAATGCCACATGTAAAACTGAATGTCATTGCATCTCACTTGTGTAATCTAAgcatattttaaagtacattttcagcattccCGAGGGATGTTGCTGCTGAATAGTAAAATATTTACCTAAATATCTGTTTAACCTAACCACTCGAGTAAAAGCAGTCTGATTAACTTACAAGAGTGCATCAAATTAAAGAGAAAATACTTACATGCATTTTCTCATCAGGTGGGAAGATCTCCCTCTGAAAAACGTAATGATATAATTTGATCATACAACAGGAAGTGCATATAGAATTGCTAAATAtgtaatactataatattaaattTGACTTCTCATTGAAATTATCCACCTTTCGCTTCACGATGTATTCTTCAAAATACTCCGCTTGGTTTGATATCCAAAACATCGCCACTGGAAACGACAGATACACCATCATCTgtttaaaattataaacattacaaatgtgTTGATATTCCATACACATTTGCTCGGTCATTCAAATACTTGCAGCAGGGAGCAAAGAGTTTAGCGTTTAGCAAAGTGGGACGATTACAGCTTATGCGCGTCCTTTTAAAACCCCAAAGATGGTTTAGTCTATtcatatatagtttatttatacagACTGACTCGCTTACATGTGTAAATGTCATCAAACTTACCCTAAAAACTTCTATTTTAACCCCCATGTCCTACAGCTTGACAGACACGCATTCAGACACTTCCTGTTTTGTAAGATGTCAAAATAAAGGTCttgctgaacacacacaaatattcatGCGCAATTAAAATACTTCtctgggcgtgtgtgtgtgtgttattttgtacacacacacacacacacacacatatatatatatataacagacatGTACGTGAATTTACTAAAACATTCAAGATGTGCATTTCAAACTTGATTCTTGTAACAAACCATCTTCCAGCAGACTCTTTCCTCTGACGTAAGCCAGCGTCAGGCTTATGAAAGCGCGTGCAATCGTTGACTGGATGCACGTACAGCAATATTAAGCAGGCAGTAACTTTACATTGGATTCGGCAGCTACTCCAACTTGTTAGAccaatatacatttttgattatcCACGTCTATCTGAAAGAACTTCACCTTCATATGAGCTTAAATTCCTCAAAATGACTCAAGcttcagttttcatttacattactttttatggaaaaggCCCATTGAAAGTGAATATTGACTGAGGCTGTGAGTCCATACTATTGTGCTATTCTCCTTTTGAAAAGGTATAGGTGAGAAAATAaaggtttaatttttattttttttttctaaccctCACAGAAACGGTCAAGAAATGTCCTGTACAcatttcactccaaaatcaaTGAGGGGAAGTTACAATTGCTTTATTGAAATCttaaattggctttttttttcttctccgttTGTTTTCGGGTGAAATAGGTCCCTACATTTACTTGAGATTCACCAATTGTGTAAGTAGTACTCTTGAAGAGTGAAAACTGATATGCAGCAACACAATGGACAACACAGCAGGTGGACTGTGCATAAAGCTGTTGACTTTTAAAAGAGACGACAGACacattttggtttcattttaattttctataAAAGAGATGAGTTTATTTCATTATCATAACAGATTGAACCATTGACCTCGATAGCCCACGCACATACCAAACAGTAATCGAGGAGAATGTTAAACAAatccaaaaggaaaaaaaaaaaaaaaaaaatacctgaatAAAGCAAACTCTCTGCTGAGCTGCAGGTCAGCCCATTCTCCGGAAAATCCGAATCTATGGCACATAATGTCCAACTGTTACCATGGAAAAGAAAATACATGAAAAGGCTTGAAGGAATGAAGTGTTTCTGTTCTTTGAACTTTTACAGACCAAATTAAACAaaggaaaagaaataaaatagatatttatataaatgGACTTCATGAGGAAGAACAAGAACCAAAAAAGTTCGCAAAGCATCAAATGAAGTGTTGTTGCCATTTAAACCTGTGGGTAAAAACACCCTCCCCAGCCACATACCGACAACCGTACACCTCCAAACATCCTGACACACACAAATGTACgtttaatgatgatgatgatcagacATGTCCTCTTAGCagttttgagaaaacaaaaaactagTTGTTcggtgtatatatttaagaagtCCAGCTAAAACTAGATTTAAACCTGAATATCGTAAATGGGTAAAATATAAAACGTTTACTTTCCTTTTTTGTCTCTTAAACACAAGCGCTCGCCCCAAAAACCCCCAATTTTCCCCTCCCCGTCCAACCGTGCCCCTCCCTCGCCCTCCCAGAACATAAAATATGCCAACTAGAATCGCAATACAATACAGGCACTGGAGAAAACACTATAAGAGAAAACTTAGAGGACCTGCCGCGGTCTCGAACTGTGCATCCCCCCCCCCCGCTCCCCGTGCTCTGCCCCGCCCCCCTTGCTGAGTCAAATAACAGAATTCGAACACATCCACTATAATCGAACAAGAACAATGATAAATCAGAacggtttgattttttttgtagCTTTTTGTACTTAATGAAATTTTCGTAATTATATCTAGCACAGCATACAGAGTTCTCTCTGTGAAGGTGCAATAAACACATCTGTGAAAAGAAGAGAGGAGTCATGCAGAAACCAGCTGAGAGCTCCGTCGCGTTGGCTTGGTGTTCGCATGACGCTCTCAGACGCGTGTACCAGTTGCGTGTTCTCTGTCTATATGTATAATACACTTAAAAATAGTTATCATattctttaaattatattcaaactAAAGGATACTCAGAAACCACCCTTACAGGTCAACGCTCCGGCCCGTGGTGAGTCTCCTCACTGGGTTTACATGAAAACGATGAGCGATGAAGTACATCTCCATGATTCTGTCCTCAATTAACACTTGTCAGAATAATGCATATATTAGGGTTTCTTTTCTACAAGGCTACCTAAACTTTTAATGACGAGTGGGGAgaacaagaaaatatatttatatatttagaaagaCATGTTAAGAGTGAAGCGTTTCGGGTCTCAGCTATCAGCAATAAAAGGAGATGGGTGTTTGGCATAGACATCAGCGGGTAAGGTGTTGGTAAGAgagttaaaaatatcttaaaaaaaaaaaaaggaggaaaacaataacgaaaaagaaacaaaaatacaaccaaccaatcaatcaaccaaAACAGTAATTAAGAAAATACCTTTTTACAGTAGATCCTACATAATGAAAAATCTGCACATGATAACAGTGTGAAACACACCAATGTTTAGTCATTTGTCACAGCCCCTGTTTGTGTTGTCGTGATTACGAGTCAGAGGTGTAAGGCCAGCTGTACTTCCTCTCTCGAGGAAGGTCATAAGTGCCCCCAAACCCATCCTGCCATTTGCCTCACGAAAAAGGGGGAGAGAGGATAAAGCGAAAACGAAACTATGGGAGGGAAAACAAATCAAACGGGAAACAAAGACGTTTTGTAATCCCCCACTGACATCTGGCATTCGACGGATGCCGCAGTACAGAGAAACAGTACATTTCATTGTTGTCGTTCAGATATTCCTCCAGCGATCACATTGTCCATTGCTCCCATATTCTGAATTAAGAGTCAGACGAGTCCTCTCGTTCCCGACCATGGTCACAATGGCAAATCCAGGAGGAATGCCGGAGAGGCGGTGCTGTCCCAGTGTGAGGGTCCCTCTTTCTGCTAAGGCAAAAGGAGAGCCACAGCCTCCCTCTCAGGGCCTCAGCTTATGCATCGCTAGTTCAGCCTCTTCAGTGTTTCTTGTGGTCACATGGGGTCTTTTTCCCTTACtgctttttgagttcattctgtcCGTGCAGAGGAATCCATGAGCAGTTTCACAGTTTCTCACTGCCTCTCGCGCTTCAGAACAAGTTCTCCTCAAAGATAGCCATCAAATCGCTTTGGAAATTCATGTCAATTGTAGCTGCCATCTGTAGaggtgaagaaaacaaaaatgaatatttctgaatttacaacatttatctCCAATTAAATGCACGTTTATGGAAAAGTGATTAAAGAACAATTGTAACCAACTTTAGTACAAGGTACtggtcaaaggtttggggtcagcaagattttaaacaacccgaaaaaaaaaaaaaaaaaaaaagcaacaactgttttcaacattgataaatgtttcttgattagcaaatcaaaatattagaatgatttctgaaagatcacgtggCACTAAAGAATGGAGTAATTAAGCTttgcataacagaaataaattacatttgaaatgtattacatttaaaattgataatataactgtttttgagcaaataaatgcagccttagtgggCATAAGAAAAATTGTACCAACCCAAAACGTTTGAATGCTAATGTGTTATAAGTGATGTGAGTGCAGCTGTATCTCACcgcctctctcctcctcctctcctgttCCCGGCGACGTGCAAGCTCCCTCTGCTGGTCAAGTGCACTCTGGGAAGCCGCGGGGGACTGGGGTGGGCCTTGAGACGGCTGTGGGGCCGAGGGCGGTTGGGCCGTGTTCTGGGCTTGCGGCTGAGGTTGGTGCTGCTGCTGTTGTGGCGGCTGAACCTGCTGTTGCTCTGGCCGCCTGCGGGGCTCCTCCTGAGGCCTTCGAGACGTCTCAATGGAGTCCTCCTCATCTCGCCCCCTTCAGACAGAAAGAAAATGTCTTGAAACTGCTAAACAGTccttttgttcaaaataataggtCACAGTTAGGAGTTTCTGAATGGCCCTCTTACCGAAGTTTCTCTTGTTCTCTGCGCAGACGGTCTTTCTCCGCTTGCTCGGCCTGGGCCTTCAGGGCTTTCTCTCGCTCTTCCTTCTCTCGGGCCACACGTCGAAACTGTTCAAAGCTGTCGCTGGAGGACTTCAGACCAGAAGAGGGAGCAGAGGTGGATTTCTGTGCCAGGCTTGCCCAGGAACCCATGTTCTTCAGTTTCACATCCTGGGGATCAAACGAGGGACACGTTATGAGGCATAGTAATGTAGCATAACCATTCCAGAACTGCTGTATtcattgaaattaaaatgaatcaagTCGTCCCTTCCACCCACCTGTACCTTTTTAGGCGCCACAGGAGTCTTGGGCTCAGGTTTGAATTTCTCTTTGTCCTGCATGGAAGGTGGTGGACCGCTCTGCTCAGAGGAGCGGATGACAGGACGGGAACTTTCAAGTTGTTTCATATCTGCTTCTAGAACAAGATGATAAACAGTTAGTTCTGGTCCTCCAATTTGACTGGCAGAGCACAACAGAGATTGTCAACATTTGATATAACTGCATTTAGAGACGTTTCACTATTCGTTTGTATGTGAGAATTGGAAAGTTGTGTGATATTGCATGGGGtgcaaaatacatatataaatttttatagcACAACTTCATGTCTTTTCCACATCTGTTTGTGCAATGCTTGTAAACAAATACTCAACAGTTGATATTAaacttattgtttattgtataaaAGCAATACAACTTGAGAAAGACATGTCATTTTGAATGTCAGCTTATCACCGTGACATGCATAAACATGCATACTCTGAAACTCAGGAGTTTCACTCACTCTGTTGACTGTGGCTTGGCATTGTGGGTTTGCTCTCTGGGTGCTTGTGAGGGTCTTGTCTCATGGCTGGACTGAAGGGCTCACCACGCCTCACAGGTGAAGGAGGCAGCTTCTCTTCTTTAATGCCACCTAAAATTGAAGGTCCTTGCTGTGGTTCCTGAAGCAAACAAAGCAACAAACACCCATTTATAAAACCAAAAGATATTTATCACATCATACTTGCACATGGACACTGAAAACAACCAGTGTCACAGAAATGGAAAGGGTACTGACCTTTTTGGCCTGAGGAGGGGACTGGTGGACTAAAGCATACTGAGAGATTTGAGGAGAATGCATAATGAGCTGGGAGGGGTTATCTCGCATGTGTGCTGTTGAAATAAAGACACCATTAGAATACAGACATTTACAGTGCTGTCTGATACAGGaacatttatttagtaaattagCCATTTTTATGGCAATTACAActtacaaaaagaaacaaaaatacaaaaacaaaaaataaacatcaagTATTGTGATTTTTAGCAGTTTAAGCATCCATTTGACTACCAAAAAAAGCATACaacaatgaacaaataaatagcttattacttttttttttacttgaaaagcTATGGTTTAAGAGACAGTTGTGTTACCCGAGTTATAGGAGTCAGACTTGTGTTGACGTGGAgagtgatgctgctgctgctggataaTCTGCTGTGCTTTTGTGGAGGGCATGGAGACTTTGTGTTGACTAGGCTGCGTTTGTGTGGTCTGCACAGGGCCTTGAGAGAAGCTCAGCTGCTGCATGTGCATGTGTCTGGCCTGATGCTGCGAGAGCTGCGGGGAGGGCTGGTGTGCCGCAGCCGGCTGGGCTTGAGTCTGAACAGGAATCTGCGGTGGGGGCAGGGAGCTCTGCTGGCTCATCTGAGACTGAACCTGCACTGACTGCAGCAGAGACTGCTGGCCCGGCTGCTGCGGCCTGCTCTGCAGAGACTGCATTAGTGATGCCGGCAACTGCTGCTGCAGGCGGTTTGGATGCAGGTGCTGCAGGTACATGGGCAGTGGCATGGAGGGAACAGGCTCTTCGTCGTCCTCTAGCAGCATCTGTGGGGGCTGGGAGGATAGCTGGCCCTCGGGAGTGAGCGTGGGTGGGGAGAGGGGCCGCTGGCGGATTTGCTGGGGAGGATGCAGGAGGTGAGGAGGGAGGTGGTGCTGGGGCTGAGGGGGTTGCTGGGACTGGAGCTGCTGCGGCAGGGTCTGCTGgggttgctgctgctgctggggcGTGCTTTGCTGCGGAGGTTTAGTAGGTAGCGGGGCTGCCCTATTACTGGGCCTTGAAGGCTGCTGGGGCATTGCGTTGTGCAGGGCTAGAGACCAacaacacaaagagagagaggaagaccaCAAAAACATGATTAAGTAAAAGGTCAATACAGAACAcctgtattttaaacagtttttgtaaacaaaagtgcaatataaaGTGAAGAATAGAGCCAATCAGAGCATATCTACTCCAGTTGAGACCAATGAGAGGTGGGCAGTGTGAAAATCGGCATGGTAGtccaaatattttgtttttgcaattttgaCCCAGTACATCCAGAAAGTATTCTACATTAATACCATGTCCTAACTAGGTTAAAGGTCATTTTTTACTTAATAAGCAGGAATTTTTCACTTACCTGGGGATGGGAGGATGGGGTGCTGGTTCAAGAATGGGTGGGTCTCAGGAGACACTGGGCCTCCTGGAGGGTGAGCGTTGAGGTGAGGTGGCGCAGGGGAGGGCGAGTCATTGGCATGATGGGGAAGGTGCATGAGGGGCTGGACGAAGTGGGCTAGAGGGTCAAAGGGGTTTTCCAGGAGCTGTGAGGGCTCCAGAGCTGTGACGGGAGGAGGCATGTAGGCAGCGGGAGacagatgctgctgctgctgctgcagcttCAGCTGAACACTGGGCTGCAGTGCAGGGGCCTGGGGTTGATGGGGAACTTGCTGCTGAGGCATGCCTGGAGCCACCACCTGGTGATGAGCCTTCTTTCCTTCACCTCTCACTCTCTTCTTCAGCTTAGAAGGCATCCCTGTGTTCAAGAAGGAAGATTTATCACGAAATGCAGCTTCTTGAACCATTTAACATTCAAGCGCTTTAGAAATGCAGCTGTTCACGTTTTGGATCTATAGGGCTCACCTGTCTCTGAGTCTTCACTTTCTGAGGAGCTGGACTCACTGCTGCTGCCCATCTCGGATGATGAGCCTTTTGTCTTTGCAGCACTCATTGCCTCCATGGACTTCTCTGGAACTGAAGGACAAGAAACAATGATCTATAAGAATATGCATACACCAGTGTCAAAACAAGTGTCTGTACAGCCAATCCGCTGATATGACTGAGTACTTTTGCTATGGCCACCAGGGCCTTAGTGTTAAAGAGATTTGTAAAATCATTCACCGGCGGGCTTCTTATTCTTGCGAAGGCAGGACGACACGTATCTCTCCAGTTCCCGCAACGTAGAAGGCTTCAACGTCTCAAAGTCGATCTCAATCTCGTCTGGGTTGGAGTTCTTAAGCGAGGGTTCGCGGGACTGGATGATGTGGACCACACGGCCCAGCTTGTCTCCAGGCAGCTTGTTAATGTCCAGACTCAGCTGTCTCTTTTCTTCATAGGACATAGGCTTACACTTCTCTCCAGCAGGCATGCCTGCCATTGGAGCTCCTCCACTGAGACCCAGTTCCTCCTCAGGATCCAGGCTCACCACAGGTTGCAGGGTTGGTGGAGCGGCACCTGGAGGAGCCATGGAGCGACTACCCTTACCTCCCTCCTTCTTGCTATAGGGCATAAGTCAACAAGAACTTCTCATTTTCAATGACACTATACAATTAAAGGGTAAATAGCTAAGTTCTCAGACTCTCCACAATGATAAAAGTGATTAAACCCATGTAATTTTGGATActtgaaatgtgtttgtataaCCAAATAAAGCTCACCTCGGCTTCTTGGGCTTCTTAAGCAGAGGATCCTTGTTCTTAGGCTTTCCTGGATTCTTGAGGGTAAGAGGCGGCTCCAGGATCTCTTCCAGTGCAGGCATGACTCCCGCTTTCTTTTTGTGcttgtctttcttcttctccttcttttccttctcttttttctttGGTTTGCTGGCCTGAGGCTGGGACAAGGCAGCCAGCTGCTCATGAACCGCTTTCAGCTGAGCAACAAAAGAGAACAAAACAGAGATTAAATT comes from Carassius auratus strain Wakin chromosome 3, ASM336829v1, whole genome shotgun sequence and encodes:
- the LOC113041854 gene encoding protein PET100 homolog, mitochondrial-like yields the protein MGVKIEVFRMMVYLSFPVAMFWISNQAEYFEEYIVKRKREIFPPDEKMHRQELEDFKERMRKRREQKMLKQMGVQSEE
- the LOC113049404 gene encoding bromodomain-containing protein 4-like isoform X2, coding for MDYKMHSKSNDLLDFQTLDALLEKIAHCSVPVKREPSEECNGISGALPVEPAPGSRLNEWCPAPPPPVPLPAIHPTIMGDGLDAMQMSGSSISQGQSLSQASSYYNPCPPETINPSRPKRQTNQLQYLLKVVMKTLWKHQFAWPFHSPVDAIKLNLPDYYKIIKNPMDMGTIKKRLENNYYVNAQECIQDFNTMFTNCYIYNKSGDDIVLMAEALEKAFLHKISEMPQQEIELTTTSGKGRGRGRKDPDMNLKIAPGLESTHTNPQTRGFSSLAPGPQTRGPPQGPPTLPPQSTVQALPPRVPPSLPSHPPLAPQLGPPFSMGPTDCNPQVSLMTAVPPPTQTTLPPVLMQQSTPSILQSPIPIPPKQPRKSQKRKADTTTPTANDPLNESSPAESKSGKTLPRRDSTRPSKLSKKEAPDSQHHWTPATGTHSPKQQEQLRYCSGIVKDMFAKKHAAYAWPFYKPVDVDALGLHDYLDIIKHPMDLSTIKEKLENRQYRDAQEFAADVRLMFSNCYKYNPPDHEVVAMARKLQDVFEMRFAKMPDEPEEMLGPTSAPVLHQAPVKTQPPMGTASSSDSSSDSSSESESSTDDSEEERAQRLAELQEQLKAVHEQLAALSQPQASKPKKKEKEKKEKKKDKHKKKAGVMPALEEILEPPLTLKNPGKPKNKDPLLKKPKKPSKKEGGKGSRSMAPPGAAPPTLQPVVSLDPEEELGLSGGAPMAGMPAGEKCKPMSYEEKRQLSLDINKLPGDKLGRVVHIIQSREPSLKNSNPDEIEIDFETLKPSTLRELERYVSSCLRKNKKPAVPEKSMEAMSAAKTKGSSSEMGSSSESSSSESEDSETGMPSKLKKRVRGEGKKAHHQVVAPGMPQQQVPHQPQAPALQPSVQLKLQQQQQHLSPAAYMPPPVTALEPSQLLENPFDPLAHFVQPLMHLPHHANDSPSPAPPHLNAHPPGGPVSPETHPFLNQHPILPSPALHNAMPQQPSRPSNRAAPLPTKPPQQSTPQQQQQPQQTLPQQLQSQQPPQPQHHLPPHLLHPPQQIRQRPLSPPTLTPEGQLSSQPPQMLLEDDEEPVPSMPLPMYLQHLHPNRLQQQLPASLMQSLQSRPQQPGQQSLLQSVQVQSQMSQQSSLPPPQIPVQTQAQPAAAHQPSPQLSQHQARHMHMQQLSFSQGPVQTTQTQPSQHKVSMPSTKAQQIIQQQQHHSPRQHKSDSYNSAHMRDNPSQLIMHSPQISQYALVHQSPPQAKKEPQQGPSILGGIKEEKLPPSPVRRGEPFSPAMRQDPHKHPESKPTMPSHSQQKADMKQLESSRPVIRSSEQSGPPPSMQDKEKFKPEPKTPVAPKKDVKLKNMGSWASLAQKSTSAPSSGLKSSSDSFEQFRRVAREKEEREKALKAQAEQAEKDRLRREQEKLRGRDEEDSIETSRRPQEEPRRRPEQQQVQPPQQQQHQPQPQAQNTAQPPSAPQPSQGPPQSPAASQSALDQQRELARRREQERRRREAMAATIDMNFQSDLMAIFEENLF
- the LOC113049404 gene encoding bromodomain-containing protein 4-like isoform X1 — encoded protein: MDYKMHSKSNDLLDFQTLDALLEKIAHCSVPVKREPSEECNGISGALPVEPAPGSRLNEWCPAPPPPVPLPAIHPTIMGDGLDAMQMSGSSISQGQSLSQASSYYNPCPPETINPSRPKRQTNQLQYLLKVVMKTLWKHQFAWPFHSPVDAIKLNLPDYYKIIKNPMDMGTIKKRLENNYYVNAQECIQDFNTMFTNCYIYNKSGDDIVLMAEALEKAFLHKISEMPQQEIELTTTSGKGRGRGRKDPDMNLKIAPGLESTHTNPQTRGFSSLAPGPQTRGPPQGPPTLPPQSTVQALPPRVPPSLPSHPPLAPQLGPPFSMGPTDCNPQVSLMTAVPPPTQTTLPPVLMQQSTPSILQSPIPIPPKQPRKSQKRKADTTTPTANDPLNESSPAESKSGKTLPRRDSTRPSKLSKKEAPDSQHHWTPATGTHSPKQQEQLRYCSGIVKDMFAKKHAAYAWPFYKPVDVDALGLHDYLDIIKHPMDLSTIKEKLENRQYRDAQEFAADVRLMFSNCYKYNPPDHEVVAMARKLQDVFEMRFAKMPDEPEEMLGPTSAPVLHQAPVKTQPPMGTASSSDSSSDSSSESESSTDDSEEERAQRLAELQEQLKAVHEQLAALSQPQASKPKKKEKEKKEKKKDKHKKKAGVMPALEEILEPPLTLKNPGKPKNKDPLLKKPKKPSKKEGGKGSRSMAPPGAAPPTLQPVVSLDPEEELGLSGGAPMAGMPAGEKCKPMSYEEKRQLSLDINKLPGDKLGRVVHIIQSREPSLKNSNPDEIEIDFETLKPSTLRELERYVSSCLRKNKKPAVPEKSMEAMSAAKTKGSSSEMGSSSESSSSESEDSETGMPSKLKKRVRGEGKKAHHQVVAPGMPQQQVPHQPQAPALQPSVQLKLQQQQQHLSPAAYMPPPVTALEPSQLLENPFDPLAHFVQPLMHLPHHANDSPSPAPPHLNAHPPGGPVSPETHPFLNQHPILPSPALHNAMPQQPSRPSNRAAPLPTKPPQQSTPQQQQQPQQTLPQQLQSQQPPQPQHHLPPHLLHPPQQIRQRPLSPPTLTPEGQLSSQPPQMLLEDDEEPVPSMPLPMYLQHLHPNRLQQQLPASLMQSLQSRPQQPGQQSLLQSVQVQSQMSQQSSLPPPQIPVQTQAQPAAAHQPSPQLSQHQARHMHMQQLSFSQGPVQTTQTQPSQHKVSMPSTKAQQIIQQQQHHSPRQHKSDSYNSAHMRDNPSQLIMHSPQISQYALVHQSPPQAKKEPQQGPSILGGIKEEKLPPSPVRRGEPFSPAMRQDPHKHPESKPTMPSHSQQKADMKQLESSRPVIRSSEQSGPPPSMQDKEKFKPEPKTPVAPKKVQDVKLKNMGSWASLAQKSTSAPSSGLKSSSDSFEQFRRVAREKEEREKALKAQAEQAEKDRLRREQEKLRGRDEEDSIETSRRPQEEPRRRPEQQQVQPPQQQQHQPQPQAQNTAQPPSAPQPSQGPPQSPAASQSALDQQRELARRREQERRRREAMAATIDMNFQSDLMAIFEENLF